One window of Methanothermobacter tenebrarum genomic DNA carries:
- a CDS encoding TIGR00295 family protein: MSIRLLKEVGCPPWVIDHSKKVAEKALEISKNFKVDKKLIREAALLHDIGRCKTNSIQHGIIGAKILKERGYPKRIIRIVERHIGAGIPRDEAILLGLPPKDYMPVTLEEKIVAHADNLINGEREVDISFVVEKWKKRLEEDHPAIERLKRLHRELKL; encoded by the coding sequence TTGAGCATCCGCCTGCTTAAAGAAGTTGGCTGTCCCCCCTGGGTCATAGACCATTCTAAAAAGGTGGCCGAAAAGGCGCTTGAAATATCCAAGAATTTTAAAGTTGATAAAAAACTGATCAGGGAAGCCGCCCTTTTACATGACATAGGAAGATGCAAGACTAACAGCATTCAACATGGAATAATAGGGGCCAAAATCCTCAAGGAGAGAGGATACCCTAAGCGGATAATAAGGATAGTTGAAAGGCATATAGGGGCTGGCATACCAAGGGATGAGGCTATCCTATTGGGCCTACCCCCAAAAGATTATATGCCAGTCACCCTAGAAGAGAAGATAGTTGCACATGCAGATAACCTCATCAACGGGGAAAGGGAAGTAGACATATCATTTGTAGTGGAAAAATGGAAAAAGAGGCTAGAAGAGGATCATCCAGCAATTGAAAGACTTAAAAGATTGCACAGAGAACTCAAACTTTGA
- a CDS encoding metal-sulfur cluster assembly factor, with amino-acid sequence MADDLVKKIEEALAKVSDPHMGISIMDMGLVENIEIEQRDQTIAKITIRPTNPGCMSAARMAMDAKNMVEQVEGIDRAEIIIAGHLMADAITEMVNKL; translated from the coding sequence ATGGCAGATGATCTTGTGAAGAAAATAGAGGAAGCTTTGGCAAAGGTCTCAGATCCACATATGGGTATAAGTATAATGGACATGGGACTGGTCGAAAACATCGAAATAGAACAGAGAGACCAGACAATAGCTAAGATAACAATAAGACCAACCAATCCCGGTTGCATGAGCGCGGCTAGGATGGCCATGGATGCGAAGAACATGGTGGAACAGGTTGAAGGAATCGACAGGGCTGAAATCATCATAGCAGGACATCTAATGGCAGATGCTATCACAGAAATGGTAAACAAGTTATAA
- a CDS encoding adenylate kinase, whose translation MPRKKDLISVVGVPGVGKTSLCKKLSKKVDYPHINYGDLMLEIAREKSLAETEDELFSLPIRTQYQVWEEAALQIKEQRKALVDLHGLDQSPIGYILSLPIKIIKPSLIILIESPPELILLRRKHDPKQRIRDTIQTLTEHMEMLRMSMMISSVMVGCTLSIIQNVNFKEALNEMKRLLVFHQRISDS comes from the coding sequence ATGCCAAGGAAAAAGGATCTTATAAGCGTGGTCGGAGTACCGGGCGTGGGTAAAACCAGCCTGTGTAAAAAATTATCAAAGAAAGTGGATTATCCCCATATAAACTATGGAGACCTCATGTTAGAGATCGCAAGGGAAAAAAGCCTCGCAGAGACAGAAGATGAACTATTTTCACTCCCCATACGAACACAATACCAAGTATGGGAAGAGGCAGCACTCCAAATAAAAGAGCAAAGAAAAGCCCTAGTAGACTTGCATGGCCTTGACCAATCACCTATAGGCTACATATTATCACTACCCATCAAAATAATAAAACCTTCCCTGATAATATTGATAGAATCACCCCCAGAACTTATACTACTCAGAAGAAAGCATGACCCAAAACAGAGGATAAGGGATACAATCCAAACCTTAACTGAGCACATGGAAATGTTAAGGATGTCAATGATGATATCCTCTGTCATGGTAGGATGCACACTATCCATAATCCAAAATGTAAACTTTAAAGAAGCCCTAAATGAGATGAAAAGACTATTAGTATTCCATCAACGCATTTCAGATTCATAG
- a CDS encoding (Fe-S)-binding protein, giving the protein MMEKRSVKEEIISLLPGFNCGICGYARCDEFAGALIRGYAKVEDCRFLYQEIFAENLDELQRLLKEEKIIPEEKVIVGLLDNYEADFLLKPLPGESSCREILYPFTNEELDVGEVIRYRPLGCPITHFARIIDEVHGLITVHIVGPCHRLDKDFEFKEIGICLVSGFEGIIEGRLPSVGETVRFIPHHCMMQKVHSGVIVQLEGERALIEGIDLKVWAPPIKLGR; this is encoded by the coding sequence ATGATGGAGAAAAGATCGGTTAAGGAAGAGATTATTTCACTCCTCCCAGGTTTTAATTGTGGTATATGCGGTTATGCAAGATGTGATGAATTTGCAGGCGCTCTAATAAGGGGATATGCTAAAGTCGAAGATTGCAGATTCCTATACCAGGAGATTTTCGCAGAGAACCTTGATGAACTTCAAAGACTACTTAAGGAGGAGAAAATAATACCCGAGGAGAAGGTGATAGTAGGTCTCCTAGATAATTACGAGGCTGACTTTCTATTGAAACCACTCCCTGGTGAGAGTTCCTGCCGGGAAATACTTTATCCCTTCACGAATGAAGAACTTGATGTGGGGGAGGTGATCCGTTACAGGCCCCTTGGTTGTCCCATAACACATTTTGCCAGGATAATAGATGAGGTTCATGGTCTTATCACTGTTCATATAGTGGGTCCATGTCACAGGCTTGATAAGGATTTTGAATTCAAGGAGATTGGAATATGTCTTGTCAGCGGATTTGAGGGTATAATAGAGGGGAGGTTACCTTCCGTGGGCGAGACTGTCCGTTTCATACCCCATCATTGTATGATGCAGAAGGTACACTCTGGAGTGATAGTGCAATTGGAGGGTGAAAGGGCCCTTATAGAAGGGATTGATTTGAAAGTGTGGGCTCCACCTATAAAATTGGGAAGATGA
- the trpD gene encoding anthranilate phosphoribosyltransferase, which produces MIEVEFNNIIQKITTSTNLREKEAYNCMMDMIHGKLNDIQTAAILSSLATKGEAVPEITGFAKAMRDSCKTIKTPPGVDVVDSCGTGGDRLKTFNISTAAAIIAASAGVPIAKHGNRAVTGSCGGADILEAAGVKIDIPIQKVELSLEKIGITFMFAPKFHTATRNVMHIRQTLGIRTIFNILGPLTSPAKAKIQLLGVFDPSYVKPLAEVLSRLGVKKAMVVHGFDEKGEPAIDEISIMGKTHTAILDNGKIHTKRLYPEDFGLENGESESIKAAPTVHENLKIFLSVLKGEKDSKATETRLNITLANAAALLYLGGKAKNLEDAVEISRERVESGDALKKLKEFIKFTRDGPAGI; this is translated from the coding sequence ATGATAGAGGTTGAATTTAATAATATTATCCAGAAGATAACAACAAGCACAAATCTAAGAGAAAAGGAAGCATACAATTGTATGATGGACATGATCCATGGAAAACTCAACGACATCCAAACAGCCGCAATACTAAGCTCTCTAGCCACAAAAGGAGAAGCAGTCCCAGAGATAACAGGATTCGCAAAGGCCATGAGAGATTCTTGCAAGACAATCAAAACACCCCCAGGGGTGGATGTCGTTGACAGCTGCGGTACCGGGGGCGACAGACTCAAAACATTCAATATAAGCACAGCAGCCGCGATAATAGCAGCATCAGCAGGAGTTCCAATAGCAAAACATGGAAACAGGGCGGTTACAGGTTCATGCGGAGGTGCTGACATCCTAGAAGCGGCTGGGGTGAAAATAGACATCCCCATCCAAAAAGTAGAACTTTCACTAGAAAAAATAGGAATCACATTCATGTTCGCGCCAAAATTCCACACAGCCACCCGTAACGTAATGCACATAAGACAAACACTCGGCATAAGAACAATATTCAACATCCTAGGCCCGCTAACATCCCCGGCAAAAGCCAAAATACAATTATTAGGCGTTTTCGACCCATCCTATGTGAAACCACTAGCAGAGGTCCTCTCCAGACTAGGCGTTAAAAAGGCCATGGTAGTGCACGGTTTCGATGAAAAAGGCGAACCCGCCATTGATGAAATATCCATCATGGGCAAAACACACACCGCCATCCTAGATAATGGTAAAATCCATACAAAAAGATTATACCCAGAAGACTTCGGATTAGAAAACGGAGAATCCGAATCAATAAAAGCAGCGCCCACAGTCCATGAAAACCTCAAAATATTCCTATCCGTTTTAAAGGGTGAAAAAGATTCAAAAGCGACTGAAACACGACTTAACATCACACTCGCGAATGCCGCAGCCCTCCTTTATTTAGGAGGGAAAGCCAAGAACCTTGAAGATGCCGTGGAGATAAGCAGAGAACGTGTTGAATCAGGGGACGCCCTGAAAAAATTGAAAGAATTCATCAAATTTACGAGGGATGGGCCCGCTGGGATTTGA
- a CDS encoding DUF5591 domain-containing protein has product MRVQCSIEESLYRPEAVRWRKRMKLLEPIGEAVVILPCSMKKPYSTSRSHQIFRKVTRRIQEVILTSPFAICPREMENTYPISSYDVSTTGRWSWEEKKVTGEVLSEYVKDRDVIAHVTGGYREVCEEYLDECKFTCINGKPTSKESMENLKENIRGYKRIPARIKLFNGLKSIAKYQFGEKGANIIPEDFKIKGRYNKIILDKDNNHLHTLMMDRGLYVPTLHGGRLLADLKIKWVEIDFKLDSNTLFAPGVVDADPNIIPGDEVIITRKEELVGVGKAILNGEEMIKAEYGVAVKVRHRTK; this is encoded by the coding sequence ATGAGGGTGCAATGTTCCATTGAGGAATCCCTTTATCGTCCGGAGGCTGTCCGTTGGCGTAAGAGGATGAAACTTTTAGAACCTATTGGAGAGGCGGTGGTAATATTACCTTGTAGTATGAAAAAACCCTATTCAACTTCTAGGTCTCATCAGATATTCAGGAAGGTTACTCGGAGGATCCAAGAAGTGATACTAACGTCACCCTTCGCCATCTGCCCAAGGGAGATGGAAAATACATATCCAATATCATCCTATGATGTTTCAACAACTGGCAGATGGTCATGGGAAGAAAAAAAGGTTACAGGTGAGGTTTTAAGTGAATATGTTAAGGATAGGGATGTTATAGCACATGTAACCGGCGGCTACAGGGAGGTCTGCGAGGAGTATCTTGATGAATGTAAATTCACTTGCATAAACGGTAAACCAACATCCAAAGAATCCATGGAAAACCTTAAGGAGAATATAAGAGGTTATAAGAGGATACCTGCACGTATAAAACTTTTTAACGGGTTAAAATCTATAGCAAAGTACCAATTTGGGGAAAAAGGGGCTAATATAATACCTGAAGATTTCAAGATAAAGGGGAGATATAATAAGATAATCCTAGACAAGGATAATAATCACCTTCACACTTTAATGATGGACAGGGGATTATATGTGCCCACACTCCATGGGGGGCGTCTACTAGCAGATTTAAAGATTAAATGGGTTGAAATAGACTTCAAATTAGATTCAAACACCCTATTCGCACCAGGGGTGGTGGACGCGGATCCTAATATAATCCCAGGAGACGAGGTTATAATAACACGAAAAGAAGAACTTGTCGGGGTTGGTAAAGCAATCCTAAACGGAGAAGAGATGATAAAAGCAGAATATGGTGTGGCAGTTAAAGTGCGTCACAGAACCAAATAA
- the trpB gene encoding tryptophan synthase subunit beta, translating into MIKDGKFGKYGGIFVPELLIPALEELESAFFKYKDHNRFNKELDYYLREFAGRPTPLYFASNLSKKLGCKIYLKREDLLHTGAHKINNTLGQGLLAKYMGKKRLIAETGAGQHGIATAAVGAMLKMPVDVYMGAEDIERQKLNVFRMEISGARVIPVDTGSKTLKDAINQAMRDWISNIEDTHYLIGSTVGPHPYPTMVKHFQSIIGDETRQQILEKEGELPDVIMACVGGGSNSIGIFSAFIEDNVELIGVEGGGTGLETGEHGATLCKGTKGILHGSLSKVLQDEDGQIKEAHSVSAGLDYPGVGPEHSHLKEIGRAQYVAITDHEALRGFQLLSKYEGIMPALESAHAIAYMEKYAKKPENKGKTIIVNLSGRGDKDMFLAAKLLGVRP; encoded by the coding sequence ATGATAAAAGACGGCAAATTCGGCAAATATGGTGGAATATTCGTACCAGAACTCCTAATACCAGCATTAGAAGAACTAGAATCAGCATTCTTCAAATACAAAGATCATAATAGATTCAACAAAGAACTCGACTATTACCTGCGAGAATTTGCAGGAAGACCAACCCCATTATACTTCGCATCAAACCTCTCCAAAAAACTAGGATGCAAAATATACCTCAAAAGGGAAGACCTACTCCACACAGGAGCCCACAAAATAAACAACACACTAGGACAAGGACTTTTAGCAAAATATATGGGTAAAAAAAGGTTAATAGCTGAAACAGGGGCTGGACAACATGGCATAGCAACAGCAGCAGTTGGTGCGATGCTAAAAATGCCAGTAGACGTTTACATGGGAGCAGAGGACATAGAACGCCAAAAACTCAACGTATTCCGAATGGAAATTTCAGGAGCCAGGGTCATACCAGTAGATACAGGATCAAAAACATTAAAAGACGCCATCAACCAGGCAATGCGAGACTGGATAAGCAACATAGAAGACACACACTACCTAATAGGCTCCACAGTAGGCCCCCACCCCTATCCCACAATGGTAAAACACTTCCAGAGCATAATCGGAGACGAAACCAGACAACAGATACTGGAAAAAGAAGGAGAACTGCCAGATGTTATCATGGCCTGCGTAGGTGGTGGTAGCAATTCCATAGGGATATTCTCCGCATTCATAGAAGACAATGTAGAACTCATAGGAGTCGAAGGAGGCGGAACCGGCCTAGAAACGGGCGAACATGGAGCCACACTCTGCAAAGGCACCAAAGGAATACTACACGGTTCACTATCCAAAGTACTACAAGATGAAGATGGCCAAATAAAGGAAGCACATTCAGTATCAGCCGGACTAGACTATCCAGGGGTTGGACCGGAACACTCACACCTCAAAGAGATTGGAAGGGCACAATACGTGGCTATAACAGACCACGAAGCTCTAAGAGGTTTCCAATTACTCTCAAAATATGAGGGTATCATGCCAGCCCTTGAAAGCGCCCACGCAATAGCCTACATGGAAAAATATGCTAAAAAACCTGAAAACAAGGGTAAAACAATCATAGTGAATCTCTCAGGTCGTGGGGACAAGGACATGTTTCTAGCAGCTAAACTACTAGGAGTGAGACCATGA
- the trpA gene encoding tryptophan synthase subunit alpha: MKTYHEMFTDLKMRKEAALMPFIVIGDPDFKTSLEIAKTLINNGADALEIGFPFSDPIADGATIQEADTRALKNGITVDKCFKFLRKLRKFTPIPIGLLVYYNLIYQRGVEKFYKDTMKAGVNSILIADLPPEEAEEALKASKKYNIDQIFIIAPTTSNKRLKMISKHASGFHYLVSVMGVTGARKEVKKSTLTFIKRVKENGKLPVMVGFGISKPSHIKEITKAGADGAIVGSAIIDIIAKNLDKREKILEEIARFTKKMKKATRRP; encoded by the coding sequence ATGAAAACATACCATGAAATGTTCACAGACCTTAAAATGAGAAAAGAAGCTGCACTCATGCCATTCATTGTAATAGGAGATCCAGATTTCAAAACCTCGCTAGAAATAGCAAAAACCCTAATCAACAATGGCGCAGATGCGCTCGAAATAGGATTCCCATTCTCAGACCCAATAGCAGACGGTGCAACAATACAGGAAGCAGACACAAGAGCCCTGAAAAATGGAATAACAGTAGACAAATGCTTCAAATTTCTAAGAAAATTGAGAAAATTCACACCAATACCCATAGGATTACTCGTTTATTACAATCTCATCTACCAACGTGGCGTGGAAAAATTCTACAAAGATACAATGAAAGCCGGTGTCAACAGTATACTAATCGCAGACCTACCCCCAGAAGAAGCAGAAGAAGCCCTCAAAGCCTCAAAAAAATATAACATTGATCAAATATTCATCATAGCCCCCACCACCTCCAATAAAAGACTGAAGATGATCTCAAAACACGCATCAGGATTCCACTACCTCGTATCAGTCATGGGAGTCACAGGCGCGAGAAAAGAAGTTAAAAAAAGCACCCTCACCTTCATAAAAAGGGTTAAAGAAAATGGGAAACTCCCAGTAATGGTGGGCTTCGGAATCTCCAAACCATCACATATAAAAGAAATAACCAAGGCGGGGGCCGATGGGGCCATCGTAGGAAGCGCGATAATAGATATAATAGCGAAAAACTTGGACAAACGGGAAAAAATCCTCGAAGAAATCGCAAGATTCACCAAGAAGATGAAAAAAGCCACAAGGAGGCCATAG
- a CDS encoding glutamate synthase-related protein has product MPEGECLCPKCPSYPFHGESLYCLRGNSQSEVHERGCLCASCPVYYEKKLEGLYFCNKDLIGDERIFMRRRRRGEDHRDYEKIIQIKIMAKGKKVIGSMGSQKKPPYTFDDINFIPAQVHRIPLNEDEKVNTKVTIGPEAEKPLKVNSPIIISGMSYGAISEKAKKAIATAAKRLGVAYNSGEGGVLEYELEVASSQLILQYSTGRFGLNKHIIEKAAAIEIRFGQGAYPGKGSYLPPEKISSDVARIRGIRRGEGAYSPAHHSDIKNAEELEEKIEWLRKVSSGAPIGAKIGCGHIEDDIRLLLDSGVDFISIDGFGGGTSTAFTHIRDNVGLPLISALPRADRIIKKAGKRDEVSLIAGGGLRTSADMAKCLALGADAIYIGTAALIALNCEQHRLCHTGMCPTGITTHDPHLLKHFNLENATKRLENFIKVATGEIADFARVTGKDDIRLLDDSDIFSFKRELAELAGIKWLDGSIPGRDS; this is encoded by the coding sequence TTGCCAGAGGGTGAGTGTCTTTGCCCGAAATGTCCAAGTTATCCTTTCCATGGAGAATCATTATATTGTCTTAGGGGTAACAGCCAATCCGAGGTGCATGAGAGGGGGTGCCTTTGCGCATCATGCCCAGTATACTATGAAAAAAAACTAGAAGGTCTTTATTTCTGTAACAAAGACCTTATAGGTGATGAGCGCATTTTCATGCGCCGGAGGAGAAGGGGCGAAGACCATAGAGACTATGAGAAGATTATCCAGATAAAGATAATGGCAAAGGGAAAAAAGGTTATAGGTTCAATGGGCTCCCAAAAAAAGCCACCATACACATTCGATGATATAAATTTCATACCAGCACAGGTACATAGGATACCATTAAATGAGGATGAAAAGGTTAACACGAAGGTTACAATCGGCCCAGAGGCTGAAAAACCGCTTAAAGTCAATTCACCCATCATAATAAGCGGAATGAGCTATGGTGCCATATCAGAAAAGGCTAAAAAGGCCATTGCAACTGCGGCTAAAAGATTAGGTGTGGCCTATAATTCGGGTGAAGGGGGAGTGCTCGAATATGAGTTGGAGGTTGCATCATCCCAGCTCATCCTACAATATTCAACTGGAAGATTCGGATTAAACAAGCATATTATAGAGAAGGCCGCTGCCATAGAAATAAGATTTGGCCAGGGAGCCTATCCTGGTAAGGGAAGTTATCTACCCCCTGAAAAGATAAGTTCAGACGTGGCGCGGATAAGGGGCATAAGAAGGGGTGAAGGAGCCTATTCACCAGCCCATCATTCTGATATAAAAAATGCTGAGGAGTTGGAGGAAAAAATTGAATGGCTCCGCAAAGTTAGCTCCGGGGCCCCCATAGGGGCCAAGATCGGATGTGGGCACATAGAAGATGATATCAGATTACTCCTTGATTCTGGTGTTGATTTCATAAGTATTGACGGGTTTGGTGGGGGTACGAGCACGGCTTTCACGCATATAAGGGATAATGTGGGTCTTCCACTCATCAGCGCGCTTCCAAGGGCGGATCGCATAATTAAAAAGGCCGGGAAAAGGGATGAGGTCTCCCTTATAGCTGGTGGCGGTCTCAGAACTTCAGCCGATATGGCGAAATGTTTAGCTCTTGGCGCTGACGCCATCTATATTGGCACCGCAGCCCTCATAGCTCTTAACTGTGAACAACACCGTCTATGTCATACTGGGATGTGCCCTACTGGCATCACAACACATGATCCCCACCTACTGAAACATTTCAACCTTGAAAATGCAACCAAAAGGTTGGAAAACTTTATAAAGGTTGCTACTGGTGAGATTGCTGATTTCGCACGGGTAACTGGCAAGGATGATATTAGATTGTTAGATGATTCTGATATATTCTCCTTTAAAAGAGAACTTGCAGAACTTGCAGGTATAAAATGGTTGGATGGTTCAATACCCGGGAGGGATTCCTAG
- a CDS encoding phosphoribosylanthranilate isomerase, with amino-acid sequence MNKIKICGITNREDLKLITDKVDYIGFINVKRSPRYLPLTKIMKLATDKKKAVLVLEPKNPEEVTEKVEKTNISNIQLHSLNPSQIKKLKIQLPKNVLLIKAVGIPDTLTPKKKKEIKSFTRVSDAILFDYELQGKTGGTGKQIPIDIACQAANIATHTKKSIKLFLAGGMNLQSLKENYKLIDSHFDVVDFNSSLEKSPGIKDPSKIKELLDYVDKVIR; translated from the coding sequence TTGAATAAGATCAAAATCTGCGGTATAACAAACAGAGAAGACCTCAAACTAATCACCGACAAAGTGGATTACATAGGATTCATAAACGTTAAAAGATCACCCCGCTATCTCCCACTAACCAAGATCATGAAATTGGCAACCGACAAGAAAAAAGCCGTCCTCGTATTAGAACCAAAAAACCCAGAAGAAGTCACAGAAAAGGTTGAAAAAACAAACATATCCAATATTCAACTCCACTCCCTCAACCCATCACAAATAAAAAAACTAAAAATTCAACTCCCAAAAAACGTGCTACTCATAAAAGCTGTTGGAATCCCAGACACACTAACCCCAAAGAAAAAAAAGGAAATAAAATCCTTCACCAGAGTCTCAGACGCCATACTATTCGATTATGAACTCCAAGGGAAAACAGGAGGAACAGGAAAACAAATACCAATAGATATAGCATGCCAAGCAGCAAATATCGCCACACATACAAAAAAGAGTATAAAACTTTTTCTCGCCGGTGGGATGAACCTCCAAAGCCTAAAGGAAAATTACAAGCTTATAGATTCCCATTTCGATGTTGTGGATTTTAATTCATCCCTCGAAAAATCACCAGGGATAAAAGATCCAAGTAAAATCAAGGAATTGCTAGATTACGTGGACAAGGTGATCAGATGA
- a CDS encoding coenzyme F420-0:L-glutamate ligase: MGEYRIIPVKTGYIRPNEGLDKLIDRAGPMVEDGDYLVISETPVAISQGRIVDESEYEPSFLAFLLADVWSKYIWGYILGPLFRVKKRTVKNLRRLPREARAHKEVVLRYYGIKHALKPGSEAGVDLSNLPGTLVALLPEDPEGVSEHVAKSIQDRYGKDVTVIIIDTDATYKLGGYYFTPLPCAVDGIKSDTGFWGYLLGRFSDTVLPTPLAASEKIDLEDMLRIAKIAEDYHKSRGDHIETVYDMEKIFKEEKDNITIRSLESIEHVPALIIREL; this comes from the coding sequence ATGGGCGAGTATAGGATTATCCCAGTGAAAACAGGCTATATAAGACCTAATGAGGGCTTGGATAAGCTTATAGATAGGGCCGGTCCGATGGTTGAGGACGGGGATTATCTTGTAATTTCTGAGACGCCTGTGGCCATATCACAGGGGCGTATAGTTGATGAATCAGAGTATGAACCTTCTTTTTTAGCTTTTTTACTTGCGGATGTGTGGTCTAAGTATATTTGGGGTTATATACTGGGGCCCTTGTTCAGGGTGAAAAAGAGGACGGTGAAGAATCTGAGAAGACTCCCAAGGGAGGCCAGAGCCCATAAGGAGGTTGTGCTCAGATATTATGGTATTAAGCATGCTTTGAAGCCAGGTTCCGAGGCTGGTGTTGATTTGAGTAATCTCCCAGGGACTCTAGTAGCTCTTTTACCCGAGGATCCTGAAGGTGTTTCAGAGCATGTTGCCAAGAGTATACAGGATAGGTATGGTAAGGATGTTACTGTTATTATAATTGATACTGATGCTACTTACAAGTTGGGGGGATATTATTTCACTCCCTTGCCCTGTGCTGTGGATGGTATAAAATCTGATACTGGATTTTGGGGTTATCTTCTTGGAAGATTCTCAGATACGGTGTTACCAACGCCACTTGCAGCTTCAGAGAAGATTGACTTGGAGGATATGCTTAGGATAGCGAAGATTGCAGAGGATTATCATAAGAGTCGTGGAGATCATATTGAAACAGTCTATGATATGGAGAAGATCTTTAAAGAAGAAAAGGATAATATAACTATTAGGAGTCTTGAATCAATTGAACATGTGCCCGCACTTATAATCAGGGAACTTTAA
- a CDS encoding GTP-binding protein, translating to MRMVIVAGTPGSGKTAVLVHVLRSLMRDGFTASVVKIDCLYTDDDKKFKKIGVPTLTGLSMDMCPDHYAIYNIEDMIDWARKNNSDFLIIETAGLCHRCAPYTKNCLGVCVIDATSGPNTPLKVGPFLSTADIVVVTKGDMISQAEREIFRERILEVNPNAKIIEANGLSGQGCLELADEMVKSPEVSLGSEKLRHSAPLAVCTLCVGETRVNKKYHRGILRRIDGFQTYQGE from the coding sequence ATGAGGATGGTTATAGTGGCGGGGACTCCTGGCTCTGGTAAGACAGCGGTCTTAGTACACGTTTTAAGGAGTCTTATGAGGGATGGTTTCACGGCATCGGTTGTTAAAATTGACTGCCTATACACTGACGATGATAAAAAGTTTAAGAAGATAGGCGTACCAACCCTCACGGGCTTGTCAATGGACATGTGCCCAGACCATTACGCGATATACAATATAGAGGATATGATAGACTGGGCGCGAAAAAACAATTCAGATTTTCTCATAATAGAAACTGCTGGATTATGTCATAGGTGCGCGCCCTATACAAAAAACTGCCTGGGTGTATGTGTCATAGACGCTACAAGCGGGCCTAACACGCCATTGAAGGTCGGTCCGTTCCTTTCAACAGCGGATATTGTGGTGGTAACGAAGGGTGATATGATATCACAGGCTGAACGTGAAATATTCAGGGAGAGAATATTAGAAGTAAACCCTAATGCTAAGATAATAGAAGCTAATGGTTTAAGTGGCCAGGGTTGCCTGGAATTGGCTGATGAGATGGTTAAAAGCCCTGAGGTTTCCCTTGGGAGTGAAAAACTCAGGCACTCAGCCCCACTTGCGGTATGTACGTTGTGTGTGGGTGAAACAAGGGTTAACAAGAAATATCATAGGGGAATACTCCGGAGAATAGATGGTTTCCAAACATACCAGGGCGAGTAG
- the tfe gene encoding transcription factor E — MINNTLIQELIHEIVNEEEGVPVVECLMRGSITDEEIAEKTHLKLNTVRRILYKLYDAGIASYKRSKDPETQWYTYTWKFESEKVEEIIKKRNQEIVENLRELLAFEENNMFFACKNGHYRYTFDEAAENNFRCPECHEKLEYMDNSEIIQQLRRELSLYENNGSEIPLNFKSYS, encoded by the coding sequence TTGATTAACAATACACTAATACAAGAGTTGATCCATGAAATAGTCAATGAGGAGGAGGGTGTGCCAGTAGTTGAGTGCTTGATGAGGGGGAGTATAACCGATGAGGAGATAGCCGAGAAAACCCACTTAAAATTGAACACGGTCCGCAGGATATTATATAAACTCTATGATGCAGGTATAGCAAGTTACAAGAGGAGCAAGGACCCTGAGACTCAATGGTACACTTACACGTGGAAATTCGAATCAGAGAAGGTTGAGGAGATAATAAAGAAAAGAAACCAGGAGATCGTGGAAAACCTGAGGGAACTACTGGCATTCGAAGAAAATAACATGTTCTTCGCATGCAAAAACGGCCATTACCGGTACACCTTTGATGAAGCTGCTGAAAACAATTTCAGATGCCCAGAATGCCATGAGAAACTTGAATATATGGACAATTCAGAGATAATACAACAACTCAGAAGGGAACTGAGCCTATATGAAAATAATGGCTCAGAAATACCCTTGAACTTCAAATCTTATTCTTAA